The sequence GTGCTCCACGCGGCCCAGGGATACGACGACTCCGAGCGGGAGTCGCCGCTCTACTTCCACACCACCGAGGAGATGCTGGCCGAGTTCGCCTACCTCGGCGAGGAGCGTTGCCGCCGGGTGGTGGTGGAGGGCCCGCAGCAGGTGGCGGCGCTCTGCAGCGCCGACATCCTGCCGGTCCCGGAGGGGCTCCACGCGCCGGAGCTGGAGGGGGCGGCGGAGGAGCTGCAGAGCATGGCCACCCGGCGCGCGCACGAGCTCTACGGCGACCCGCTCCCGGAGATCGTCCGCGAGCGGCTGGAGTACGAGATCCGCGCCATCGTCGGCAACGGCTTCGCCAGCCTCTACATGATCGCCCAGCGGCTGGTGCGGAAGTCGCTGGAGGACGGCTACCTGGTCGGCTCGCGGGGGTCGGTGGGTTCCTCCCTGGTGGCGACCATGCTGGGGATCACCGAGGTCAACCCCCTGCCGCCGCACTACCGCTGTCCTTCCTGCCGCTGGAGCGACTTCCCGGCCGATCCCGGCGTCGCCTCGGGCTTCGACCTGCCCCGCCGGAGCTGCCCCCGCTGCGGCGCCGAGCTGGCCAAGGACGGCCACGACATCCCCTTCGCCACCTTCATGGGCTTCCACGGCGACAAGGTGCCCGACATCGATCTCAACTTCTCCGGCGAGTACCAGCCGCGCATCCACCGCTACACCGAGGAGCTGCTGGGCGAGGGCCACGTCTTCCGCGCGGGCACCATCTCCACCATCGCCGAGCGGACCGCCTTCGGCTTCGTCCGCGCCTGGGCGGAGCAGACCGGCAGGAAGCCGCGGGAGGCGGAGGTCCGCCGCCTGGTCCGCGGCTGCTCCGGGGTGCGCCGGACCACCGGCCAGCACCCGGGGGGACTGATGGTGGTGCCGCGGGACGACGACATCCTGCGCTACACGCCGCTCCAGCACCCCGCCGACGACCGGGAGTCGGGGACGGTCACCACCCACTTCGACTACCACTCGATCTCCTCGCGGCTGGTCAAGCTGGACCTGCTGGGCCACGACGACCCGACGGTGATCCGCATGCTGGAGGACCTGACCGGCGTCGACGCCCACTCCATCCCCTTCGACGACCCGGCGACGCTGGCGCTCTTCTCCGGGCTGGAGCCGCTCGGCCTCTCGGCGGAGGAGCTGGGCACCGACGTGGGCAGCCTGGGCCTGCCCGAGTTCGGCACCCGCTTCGTGCGCGGGATGCTCTCCCAGACCCGCCCCAGGAGCTTCGCCGAGCTGGTCCGCATCTCGGGCCTCTCCCACGGCACCGACGTCTGGAACAACAACGCCCAGGAGCTGGTCGCCTCCGGGCGCGCCACGCTCCAGGACGTGATCTCCACCCGCGACGACATCATGCTCGCCCTGATCCGCTGGGGCCTGGAACGGGAGGAAGCCTTCCGCATCATGGAGCAGGTGCGGAAGGGGAAGGGACTCAAGCCCTCCGACGAGGAAGCCATGCGGCGCCACGGCGTGCCCGACTGGTTCGTCGAGAGCTGCCAGAAGATCAGCTACCTCTTCCCCAAGGCGCACGCGGTGGCCTACGTGATCATGGCCTTCCGCATCGCCTGGTTCAAGGTCCACCACCCCGCCGCCTTCTACGCCACCTACTTCAGCGTCCGCGCCGACGACTTCGACGCCGCCTGGATCGGCGAGCGGCCGGAGGCCTGGCGCAACCGCATCCGCGCCATCGAGGCGAAGGGGAACGAGGCCTCGGTCAAGGAGAAGAACCAGGTGACCATCCTGGAGGTGGCGGTGGAGATGGCGCTCCGCGGGATCCGCTTCCTTCCCATCGACCTGGAGCGGTCGGACCGGTCCCGCTTCCTGGTGGAGGAAGGCGCGCTCCGGCCGCCCTTCGTCGCCATCCAGGGGCTGGGCGCGCGGGCCGCGGAGGCGATCGTCGCCGCGCGGGAGGAGGCGCCCTTCCTCTCCCGGGAGGATCTGCAGCGGCGGGCCCGGCTGAGTCGGGCGGTGATGGAGCTCCTGGAGAAGCACGGCGTCCTCGCGGGGCTGCCGCTCTCCGACCAGATGGTGCTCTTCTGAGCGAGCGAAGGGGGCGGCGGGCCGTGTCCACGATCCTGGTGACGGGCGGTGCCGGCTTCATCGGCAGCGCCAGCGTGAAGGAGCTCCTGCGGGCCGGCCACCGGGTGGCGGTGATGGACGACCTGTCCAGCGGGCGGGCCGAGCAGGTGCCTCCGGAGGCGGAGCTCTTCGTCGCCGATGTGGCCGACGCCGAGGCGGTGCGCGAGGTCTTCGCCGCGGTCCGGCCGGAGGGGGTCCTCCACCTGGCGGCGCAGATCTCCGTCAGCCGCTCGGTGCGCGAGCCGGCCGAGGATGCGCGCGTCAACGTGCTGGGCCTCCTGCGCGTCCTGGAAGCGGCCCGGGCGAGCCGGGTGGGGCGGCTGGTCTTTGCCTCCTCCGGCGGCGTGCTCTACGGCGACGTGGGAGAGCCGGCGACGGAGGAGCACCCGCTCGCCCCCGTCTCCCCGTACGGCATCGCCAAGTGGACGGGCGAGCGGTATCTGGAGTTCTTCGCCCGGGAGTACGGCCTGGAGACGGTGGCGCTCCGCTACGGCAACGTCTACGGGCCGCGCCAGGATCCCCACGGCGAGGCGGGGGTGGTCGCCATCTTCAGCGGCCGCCTGCTCCGGGGCGAGGCGCCGCAGATCCACGGCGACGGCGAGAACGTCCGCGACTACGTGTACGTGGAAGACGTGGCGCGGGCCAACCGGCTCGCCCTGGAGACCGCGGGCGGGCAGCTCTGGCCGGCCGGGGGCCCCCCCTTCGCCGCCCTCAACGTGGGCACGGCGCGGGGGACCAGCGTCAACCGGCTGGAGGCCCTGATGCGCCGGGCGCTGGCGGAGGTGGCGGCGGTGGAGGCGCCGCCGGCGGTTCATGGCGAGCCGCGGCCGGGCGACCTCCGCTCCAGCCTCCTCGACCCCGGCCGGATCGAGCGGGCGCTGGGCTGGCGGCCGCAGGTCCCCCTGGAAGAGGGATTGGACCGCACCCTCCGCTGGTTTGCCGAAGACGGGGAGTGAGCGGCTGCCAGGCCGCATCCGGCGGCCCGGCCCCTGTTGCCCGCCGTGGAACGACCATGCTATAGTGAAACGACTTCACCGGGGGCGTGGAAGAGTGGGTGTCGCACCCACTCTTCTCTGTGTGTGGCAGCTCCGTCGTCGGGGGTGAGGCGGTTGGCGCGGAAGGCGATCGAGGAGGCGGCCGCCCAGCTGGCCGAGCCCCTCCTGCAGGGGCTCGGCCTTCTGCTCCTGGACGTGGCCTGGCAGCGGGAGAAGGGGCGGCGGTTCCTGCGCTTCGTCATCGAGCGGCCGCAGGGCGGTGTCACCATGGAGGATTGCGAGCGCTTCTCCCGCGCCATCGATCCACGACTCGACGAGCTGCAGGTGATCGGCGAGCCCTACTATCTCGAGGTCGCCTCTCCGGGGCTCGACCGGGTCCTGCGCAACGATCGCGAGTTCGCCTTCTTCCGCGGCAGGACGGTCCAGGTCCGCTGCTTCGAGCCGCTGGAGGGGTCGCGAAACCATGTGGGACGGCTGGAGGGATTGGAAGGGGAGGAGCTGCTTCTGGCGGTGGAGGGGGAGGAAGGCGAACGGCTGCTTCGCCTTCCCCGGTCGAAGGTGGCGCGCGTGCAGCTGAAGGAGGAGAGCTGAACTGCTCCAGGAGGGCGCAGCATGAACCAGGAATTGCTCGACGCGCTCAATGCGCTGGCGGCGGAACGCGGGCTCGACCGGGACGTCCTGATCGAGGCGCTGGAGACGGCGCTCAAGTCGGCCTACAGGAAGCATTACGGCTCGGCGAGCAACGTGGTCGTCCGGATCGACCCGGAGAGCGGCGATTTCCACGTCATCAGCCAGATGACCGTCTCCGATCCGGTCGAGGATCCGGAGACCCAGATCAGCCTGGAGGATGCGCGCGCCATCGACCCGTCCTACCAGGTGGGCGACGTGGTCGAACAGCCGGTGGAGCCGCGCGACTTCGGCCGCATCGCCGCCCAGACGGCGCGCCAGGTCGTGATGCAGCAGCTCCGCGAGGCGGAGCGGAAGCTGGTCTACGAGGAGTTCGCCAGCCGCGAGGGCGACCTGCTGACCGTGGTGGTGCGGCGGGTCCAGGGCCGGAACGTCTACATCGACCTGGGCCGTACAGAGGCGATCCTGCTTCCGTCCGAGCAGATCCCCGGCGAGGTCTACCGGCCCGGCGACCGGATCCGGGTCTACCTGGCCGAGGTCCGCCAGACGCCGAAGGGCCCGCAGGTGATCCTCTCGCGGGCACACCCGGGGCTGCTCCGGCGCCTCCTGGAGCTGGAGGTGCCGGAGATCCACGACGGCGTGGTGGAGATCCGCGCCGTCGCCCGCGAGGCCGGTGCCCGTGCCAAGGTGGCGGTCGCCTCCCGGGACGAGAACGTGGACCCGGTGGGCGCCTGCGTCGGCCACCGGGGGATGCGCATCCAGAACGTGGTCAACGAGCTCCACGGAGAGAAGATCGACGTCATCCGCTGGTCCGACGATCCGGCCGAGTTCGTCGCCTCGGCGCTCAGCCCGGCGCGGGTCAGCCAGGTGCGGATCAACGACCAGGAGCGTGCAGCCCGGGTCATCGTCCCCGACTACCAGCTCTCGCTGGCCATCGGCCGGGCGGGCCAGAACGCGCGCCTGGCGGCGAAGCTGACCGGCTACCGCATCGACATCCGGAGCGAGTCGCAGCTGGCCGACGAGGCGATGAAGGCGGCTGTCCAGTCGGGTGGCGGCGAGGAGATGCGCACCTTTGTCAGCGAGGCCGACATGCTCCCGTTCGAGCGCGCCTTCCGGCAGGCGCTGAAGGAGCGGCGCGAGCGCGAGGAGCGCCGCCGGAGGCTGCAGGAGTCGGGCGAGCTGAGCGGGGACGAGCTGGACTTCGACGAGGATCTCCCTCCCTTCCCGGAGGCGCCGGAGGGCGAGGCCGGGGAGGGAGGGGACCGCGAGGCGGATCAGGGGCGGCTCCCGGACGACGACGAGGACGAGTGAGCACGGGCGGCCGGCCTGGCCGGCTTCAGCGCGTGCCGAGCGAGAGCAGGGGATGGCGAGGATGGCCAAGGTGCGAAAGCTCCCCCAGAGGACCTGCATCGGCTGCGGCGAGGTGGAGGGGAAGCGGCAGCTGCTGCGGCTGGTCCGGACCCCGGACGGGGAGATCCAGGTCGATCCCACCGGGAAGCGGCCCGGCCGGGGCGCCTACCTCCACGCCGACCCCGCCTGCGTGGAGCGTGGACTGGTGCCCGCACGCCTGGAACGGGCGTTCCGGCTCCGTCCCGCACCGGAGGTCGTGACGGAGCTGCGGCGCAGCGTCGAGAGGGCGCTGGCCGGCCGGGAGGCGACGCCGTGAGCCGTCTCCCCGTGCGCTGGCGGGAGATCCTGGGGCTTGCCATGGCGGCTGGGAAGGTGGCCTGGGGGCGACGGGCGGCGCGCCAGGCCCTGCACGACGGTGTGGCGGAGCTGGTGGTCGTCGCTGAGGATGCGGGACCCTCGGCGGCCGAGGAGGTCGGCCGCGAGGCGGCCCGCCGCGGCGTCACCTGCGTGCGCGCCGGCCGCCAGGCCGAGCTGGGGGCGGCGATCGGCCGCTCGCCGGTCGGCGTTCTGGCGGTGGTCGACCGCGGGCTGGCCGGAAAGTTGATGAACGAGTGGAAAGAGACGAGCGAAGCCGCCGGGCGGGCTCGTCGGGAGGTGAGGGCTATTGCCGCACGCGATCCGAGTCTACGAGTTGGCGCGCGAGCTGCACATCCATTCGAAGGAGATCCTGGACTTCCTTCGCAACACGATGAACATCGACATCAACAACCACATGAGCACGATCAACGACCGCGTGGCCGAGCGGATCCGTCGTGAGTTCGCCGATCGGGCCGCTCAGCGCCCCGCCGGCCGCGGTCCGGTCAAGGCGGCGGGGCAGCCGGCGGCGCCGGGGGAGAAGGGGGGCACCGCGGGCGTTCCAGCCGGCGCGGAGGGCCGCTCTGCCGCCGCGGGCGGAGGCGGGACCGGGCCCGCGCGCGCAGCGCGGCCGCAGCCGGGGCAGGCGGAGCGTCCGGCAGGACCCGGCTCCCGGCCCGGCAGCGCAGCGGGCGCGCAGGGCGGGGCCAGAGGCCGCCCGTATGAAGGGGCCGCCCAGGCCGGGCATGGGCCCGCCGCCCGGCCGGGCGGGGGAGGGCCGGCCCACCACCGGCCGGGCGAGGCGCGCGGAGCGGGAGCGGTCAACGGTGCCGGGGCGCGCCCGGCGGCGGGCGGTTACCGGCCCGGGGCACGGCCCGGTGGAGCGGCGGGCGCCGGGCGCCCTGGTGGGCGACCGGGCGCCACGGCGGGGCGAGTCGGAGGGGGCGGCGGTCGCCCCGCTCCGGGCGGAGGCCGCCCCGCTCCGGCGGGGGGTCGCCCCGCCCCTGGCGGCGGTCGGCCCACGCCGGGCGGAAGTCGCCCTGCTCCGGCTGGCGGTCGGCCCGCCCCCGGCGGTGGCCGCCCTGCCCCGGGCGGCGCGGGCCGTGCGGCGCCCGCGGGCCAGCGTGGCCGGCCCGCCAGGCGCGGTCGCGGCGGCAGGCCGGCGGCGGCCAAGGGCGAATGGCGGGACGGCCGGGCGATCGACCTGGAGGAGGAGCGCCGCACCCACCGCGGGCCGAAGGCGCCCAGCCGGAAGAAGCGCAGCAGCGCCGAGCGGCTGGCGCAGATCCAGGTGCCGGCCGAGATCGAGCTGGACGAGGGTGTCATCGGCGTCTCCCGCCTGGCGGAGAAGCTCCACCTGCCCACCCCCGAGGTGGTCCGGAAGCTGATCGGCATGGGCGTCATGGCCTCGGCCGGCCAGGAGATCCCGGTGGAGACGGCGGCACGGGTGGCGGAGGCCTTCGGTTCCCGCGCCAGCATCCGGCAGGCGGAGCGGGTGCTGAGCGACGAGGAGCTCCTCCAGGAACGGCTGACGGAGGGAGCCACCTCGGGCAGCGAGCGACCGCCGGTGGTGGTGGTGCTGGGGCACGTCGACCACGGCAAGACCAGCCTCCTGGACGCGATCCGCGAGACGCGCGTCGCCGCCAGCGAGGCGGGTGGCATCACCCAGCACATCGGCGCCTCGACGGTCGAGCAGAACGGGCGGCGGATCGTCTTCCTGGACACGCCGGGGCACGAGGCCTTCACCGCGATGCGTGCCCGGGGCGCCCAGATCGGGGACGTGGCCGTCCTGGTGGTGGCCGCCGACGACGGGATCATGCCGCAGACGGTCGAGGCGATCCAGCACGCCCGGGCGGCCGGCCTGCCCATCGTGGTGGCACTCAACAAGATCGACAAGCCGAACGCCAACCCCGACCGGGTGAAGCAGCAGCTGGCCGAGCAGGGCCTGGTGCCCGAGGAGTGGGGCGGCGAGACGGTGGTGGTGCCCGTCTCGGCGCTCAAGCGGGAGGGGATCGGCGAGCTCCTGGAGATGGTCCTGCTGGTGGCCGACATGCAGGAGCTGCGCGCCAACCCCGACGGCCCGGCCATCGGCACCGTGATCGAGGCGCGCCTCGACCGCGGCCTGGGGCCGGTTGCCTCGGTCCTGGTCCAGGACGGCACGCTCCGGCAGGGCCAGGCGTTCGTCGCGGGCGCGGCTTATGGCCACGTCCGCTCCATGACGGACGACCGCGGCCGCAGCCTGGAGGAAGCGGGCCCCGGCACGCCCGTGGAGATCTCGGGTTTCGACACGCTCCCCATGGCGGGCGACGTCTTCCGCGTCGTGGAGGACGAGCGGAAGGCGCGGGAGATCGCGCTCTCCCGCCAGGAACAGGCGCACGAGGCCGAGATCGGCACGCGCCAGCCGGTCACCCTGGCCACCTTCTTCGCGCGGCAGGCGGAGGGCGGCCGCAAGGAGCTGCGGGTGATCCTCAAGGCCGACGTGGCCGGGACGCTGGAGGCGCTGCGCAGCTCGCTCGGCGAGATCCGGACGGAGGAGGCGAGCGTGGAGGTGATCCACGCCGCCGTGGGCGGCGTCAACGAGTCGGACGTGATGCTGGCCGCCGCCTCCGACGCGATCATCGTCGGCTTCAACGTCCGCCCCGACGCCAAGGCGGCCGCCCTGGCCCAGGACCAGAAGGTGGAGATCCAGCTCTACCGGGTGATCTACGAGCTCCTGGACGACGTGAAGAAGGCCGTCCGCGGGCTCCTCGCGCCCAAGACGGAGGAGCGCGTGATCGGGCGGGCGGAGGTCCGCCAGACCTTCCGCGTGCCCGACGTGGGCACGGTCGCCGGCTGCTACGTCCAGGAGGGCGTGCTCCGCCGTCACGCCGGCGCCCGGCTTGTCCGCGACGGCGTGGTCGTCTACGAGGGGAAGATCGCCTCGCTCCGCCGCTTCAAGGAGGACGCCCGCGAGGTGGCCCAGGGCTACGAGTGCGGCGTGGGGCTGGAACGCTTCGACGATATCAAGGTGGGCGACAGCCTCGAGGCCTTCGAGACGGTCGAGGTGGCCCGCTGAACGGTGGAGGGGTCGACGTGGTCTCCAAGACGCGCTTGGGGCGGGTGGCGGGAGGCATCGAGCGGGAGCTGAGCGCCATCCTCCGCGAGCTGAAGGATCCCAGGATCGGCTTCGTCTCCATCACCGGGGTCGAGGTCAGCACCGACCTCCGGCACGCGCGCGTCTTCGTCAGCGTCCTGGGTGGCCCCGAGGAGGAGGCGGCCACCCTGCAGGGGCTGCGCAACTCCGTCGGCTACATCCGGGGCGAGGTGACCCGGCGCCTCCGCCTCCGCTTCGCCCCCGAGCTGGAGTGGGTGCCCGACCACAGCATCGAGCGCGGCGTCCGCATCTCCAAGCTGATCCGGGACGTCCGCGAGGCGGAGGAGCGCGCCCACGAGGGGAAGGAAGCGGTGGTCCGGGCGCTCCGCTCCGCCCGCTCCCTGCTGATGGCGGTCCACGTCCGGCCCGACGGCGACGCGGTGGGCTCGGCGCTGGGGCTGGGCCTGGCACTGGAACGGGCGGGGAAGCGGGTGCGCTTCATGGTGGACGGCGGCATCCCCTACAACCTGGGCTGGCTGCCGGGCGCGGACCGTTTCGAGCCGCCGGCACCGCTGGACGCGGTGGAGGCGGCGGTCCTCCTGGACTGCGGCGACCTGGAGCGGGTCGGCCGGCTCCGGCCGCTGATCGAGCCGCTGGAGGAAGTGGTCAACATCGACCACCATCCCTCCAACACGGGCTTCGGGAGCACCCGCTGGATCGAACCCGGGGCGGCCGCCGTGGGCGAGCAGGTGATGGATCTCCTGGAGGCCCTGGGCGTGGATCTGGACGAGGCGGTGGCGACCGCGCTCTTCGCCTCCATCGCCAGCGACACCGGCGGGTTCCGCTACTCGAACACGCGGCCCGAGACGCTGGAGCGGGCGGCCCGTCTGGTGCGGGCCGGGGCGCAACCGGCGGAGATCTCGCGCCGGCTCTGGGAGGAGCGGCCCCTCAGCTCGCTCCGCCTGCTCAGCCGGGTGCTGGAGAGCCTCCAGGTGGAGGCCGGCGGCGCCTATGCCTGGGTGCGCGTGCCGCGGGCCGTGCTGGAGGCGACCGGCGCCGGGGAGGACGAGGTGGAGGGCCTGGTCAACTACCCGCGCAGCCTGAGCGGGGTGGAGGTGGCGGCGCTCTTCCAGGAGGTGAGCCTGGAGGGACGCCCGGCCACGCGGGTGAGCCTCCGCTCCAACCGCTGGCTGGACGTGAGCCGGGTCGCCCAGCGCTTCGGCGGCGGCGGCCATGCCCGCGCCGCCGGGTGCACGCTGCCGGCGCCCGTGGAGGAGGCGGCCCGGCAGGTCGGCCAGGCCGTGCGGGAGCAGCTGGACGCCGGGCCGGAGGCTGGGGGCGAGGAAGGATGAGCCTGAGCGGGGCGAACGCGGACGAGCCCAGGCGCGCCCGCGAGGGCGGGCTCCTGCCCGTGGTGAAGGCGCCCGGACCCACCTCGCAGCAGCTGATCCATCGGGTGAGGCGCCTCTTCGGCGAGCGGCGGGTCGGCCACGCCGGCACGCTGGATCCGGCAGCGGCCGGGCTGATGCTGCTCGGCGTGGGAAGGGGGACGCGGCTCCTCAGCTACCTGCTGGGCGGCGAGAAGCGCTACCTCTTCTGGTGCCGCTTCGGGCTGGCCACGGAGACCGGCGACGTGGAGGGGAGCCGGTGGGAGCGCGGCGACGCCACGGCGCTGCGCCGGGAGCAGGTGGAGGCGGTGCTTCCTCGCTTCGTGGGCAGGGTCCGGCTGCCGGTGCCGATCTACTCGGCCGTCCACGTCCAGGGCGAACGCGCCTACCGCCTGGCCCGGCAGGGCCGCCAGGTGGAGATGCCGGAGCGGGAGGTGCGCATCGACCGGCTGGAGCTGAAGGAATGGCGCGACGGGCCGGAACCGGCGGCGTTGCTGGACCTGAGATGCTCGGCCGGCACCTACGTCCGGTCGCTCTGTGCCCGGCTGGGCGAGGAGGTCGGCCCGGGCGCCGTGCTGGAGTCGCTGCTTCGGGTCGAGGTGGGAGGCCACCACCTGCGCGACGCCTTCACGCTGGAGGAGCTGGAGGAGCTCCGTCCGGAGGAGCGCTGGCAGGCGCTCCTTCCTCCGGAGCGGGCGCTGCCCGAGATGGGGCGGGTGACGGTCGACCGCATCGACGCCCGCCGGCTCCGCCACGGGCAGCCGATCCGCCTCCCGCGGCTGCTGGTGCAGGGCGACCCCGCGCCGGAGCGGATCCAGGTGCAGAGCCGGGACGGCTGGGTGGGCGTGGTCCGCCTCCGGCCGGAGGGCTCTGCCTGGTACGTCTGCCGGCCGGAGATGATCTGGCGGGCGGAGGAGAGCTGGCGTGCGACGCTCTGACCGGTTGGAGGCGTTCGCGGCGCGCCGGGCGCGGATCGCCATCGGCGCCTTCGACGGCGTCCACCTGGGGCACCAGGAGCTGATCCGGCGGGCGGTGGAGCGGGCCCGCACCCGGGGCGGCGAGGCGGTGGTGCTCACCTTCTGGCCGCACCCGGCGTACGTCCTGGCGCCCGCGGGGGCGCCCAGGCTCCTCACCACGCGCGAGGAACGCGCCCGCAGGCTGGCCGCGCTGGGGGTCGACGCGCTCTTCGAGATCCCCTTCTCGAGGGAGATCGCCGGCTGGCCGGCCGAGCGCTTCGTCCGCGAGCTCCTGGTGGAGCGGCTGGAGGCGCGCTCGGTGGTGGTTGGCTACAATTTCACCTTCGGGCGGGGGGCGGAGGGGCGGCCGGAGACGCTCCGACGCCTCGGCGCGGAGTCGGGCTTCGAGACGGTGGTGGTGGAGCCGGTCCGCGACGACGGGCAGCCGGTCTCTTCCTCCAGGATCCGGGAGCGGCTCCTGCAGGGCGATGTACGCGAGGCGGCGCGGCTGCTGGGCCGTCCCTTCCGCCTGGAGGGGCGCGTGGTGGCGGGCGACCGCCGCGGGCATGAGCTGGGCTTCCCCACGGCCAACCTGGAGCTGCCGGAGGAGCTGATCCATCCCGCCCGGGGCGTCTACGCCGCCTGGGTGGAGCGGGCGGACGGGCCGGGCGGCTCCGGCGACGGGCGGCGCTGGCCGGCGGTGGTCAACGTCGGCCTCCGGCCCACCTTCGGCGGCCGGCGGGAGACGGTGGAGGCACACCTGCTCGACGCCCGGGTCGAGCTGTACGGCGCCTGGCTCCTGGTCGACCTGGTCGACCGGCTGCGGGAGGAGCGGAAGTTCTCCGGACCCGAGGCGCTCCGCCAGCAGATCGCGCAAGACGTCGAAGCGGCCCGGCGGCGGCTTGCGTGGTAGAATAAGCGCGGTTTTCAAGGGTTTGGACCCCGGCTCGGAGTGGCGAGCGACCTCCCGACGCACTCCTGGCCGAGGGCGACAGGGCGCCGCAAGGCGCGTCGACGAGGGAGGCGAGCAAGGCATGTCGCTGGACCAGGCGACCAAGCGGAGCATCATCGAAGGCTACGCCCATCACCCCCAGGACACCGGCTCCACGGAAGTGCAGGTGGCCATCCTGACGCGCAGG comes from Bacillota bacterium and encodes:
- a CDS encoding bifunctional riboflavin kinase/FAD synthetase yields the protein MRRSDRLEAFAARRARIAIGAFDGVHLGHQELIRRAVERARTRGGEAVVLTFWPHPAYVLAPAGAPRLLTTREERARRLAALGVDALFEIPFSREIAGWPAERFVRELLVERLEARSVVVGYNFTFGRGAEGRPETLRRLGAESGFETVVVEPVRDDGQPVSSSRIRERLLQGDVREAARLLGRPFRLEGRVVAGDRRGHELGFPTANLELPEELIHPARGVYAAWVERADGPGGSGDGRRWPAVVNVGLRPTFGGRRETVEAHLLDARVELYGAWLLVDLVDRLREERKFSGPEALRQQIAQDVEAARRRLAW
- the truB gene encoding tRNA pseudouridine(55) synthase TruB, giving the protein MSLSGANADEPRRAREGGLLPVVKAPGPTSQQLIHRVRRLFGERRVGHAGTLDPAAAGLMLLGVGRGTRLLSYLLGGEKRYLFWCRFGLATETGDVEGSRWERGDATALRREQVEAVLPRFVGRVRLPVPIYSAVHVQGERAYRLARQGRQVEMPEREVRIDRLELKEWRDGPEPAALLDLRCSAGTYVRSLCARLGEEVGPGAVLESLLRVEVGGHHLRDAFTLEELEELRPEERWQALLPPERALPEMGRVTVDRIDARRLRHGQPIRLPRLLVQGDPAPERIQVQSRDGWVGVVRLRPEGSAWYVCRPEMIWRAEESWRATL